The genomic segment GAAGAACGGGTTCATGGTGTGCGCCACCGCGCGCCATGGACCCACCGGGACGTGAGTGTTGCGCATGGCGTACTCATCCAAGAAATTCGGCACGTCGTAGGGATTGTCCGAGAACACGCGAGTGCCGATGGTGTCGACGCCATCCTTCACAAGATTGGGCAAGATGACCGTGGCCACGGACTGCTCGGATTGCCGCACCTGCCAAGCCACCCATTTGTTGTCCTTGTCCAAACCGGCCTTGAGCTTCACCAGCGCAACAGGCCGGTAGCGGCCTTGTTGCATATCCTCTTCGCGCGACCACTGCAATCGCACCGGCGTACCAGGCATGGTCTGAGCGATACGCACGGCCTGCCGGGTGAACTCATTGAACAGCACACGCCGCCCGAACCCTCCGCCAGCGTGCATCTTGTGCACCATGACATTCTCCAGCGGCACACCGGCCGCCTCCGAGGCCGCCGCGATGGTGGACTCGCCGTTTTGCGTACCCACCCACACTTCCACGCCTTCCGTGGTGATAAGCGCCGTTGCAGTCTGCGGTTCCATCGTCGCATGATTAAGGAAGGGGGCGTAATACTCCGCCTCGATGGTCTTGGCCGCGCCCGCCAGCGCCTGCGCCGCATCGCCATCCTTGCGCCCCACTGGAGCACTGGGCGCATCGATGCCCGTGCGCAGGAACTTCATGATGGACTCGCTCGATACGTTGCCGTTGCCGCCGTCGGCCCACTCAATGGGGAGCGCCTTCAAGGCTTCGTTGGCGCGCCACCAATTGTCAGCCACCACCGCCACCCAATCATCCGCCGCCACCACCTTTTTCACTCCGCGGCGGCCGAGAATCTTGGATTCGTCGTAGCTCTTGAGCTTGCCGCCGAAGACAGGCACTTGTCGAATGGAAGCGTGCAGCATTCCAGAGAGCCGCACGTCGGCGGCGAACACTTGCTCGCCAGTGGTCTTCTCCGGAATATCGAAGCGCGCGGGCGAGGTGCCGAGCAAGGTCCAATCCTTGGGATCCTTGAGCTTGGGCTCCTTGGGCACTTCCAGCTTGGAGGCCGCGCCCGCCACCTTGCCGAAGGTGGTGCTGCGGTTGCTAGCCTTGTGGGTGATGACGCCATTGGCCACGCTCAATTCCGAGGCCGGCACACCCAACTCCTTGGCGGCGGCCGCCACGAGCATTTCGCGCGCGGAGGCGCCCGCCTTGCGCAGATACTCTTGCGAATCCCGAATGGCGCGGCTGCCGCCCGTGCTCATGTTCCCCCATATGCGATTGCGGCGCACATGCTCATTGACATCGGCGTACTCGGGCTGCACTTTGTTCCAGTCGCATTGCAGTTCCTCGGCGACCAGCATGGCAAGGCCGGTGAAACTGCCTTGCCCCAGCTCGGAACGGGCGATGCGGATGGTGATGGTGTCATCGGGCCGGATCACGATCCAGTGTGTCACTTCAACGCCTTCGTGGTGCGCGGCCAAGGCCTCGGACCAGAACGGAGCACCCACCATGACCACACCGCCCAAGGCGGTGGTACGCAGAATGAAGTCGCGGCGGTTCGGATTGTCGATTTCGTTCACGATGTCTCCTTAGGAGCCCTTGGCCGCAAGTTTGATGGCTTCGCGAATGCGGGCGTAAGTCCCGCAACGGCAGATGTTGGTCATGGTGGCTTCGATCACGTCGTCCGAAGGCTTCTTGTTGGCCCGAATGAGCGCGGCGGCGGCCATGATCTGCCCGCTCTGGCAATAACCGCACTGCGGCACCTGCAGCTTGACCCAGGCCTTCTGCACCGGGTGATTGCCATCCTTGGAGAGGCCTTCGATGGTGGTGATGTTGCGGCCCGCCACGGCCGAGACCGGCAACACGCAGCTGCGGGTGATTTCTCCGTCAACATGTACCGCGCAGGCGCCGCACACCGAGATGCCGCAGCCATATTTGGTTCCCGTCAATCCCAATTCGTCACGCAATACCCACAACAGCGGCATTTCGGGTTCCACGTCCACCTCGTGGGACTTGCCATTCACTTTCAAAGTCATCGCCATCGCTTCCTCCAGCCTCGTTGAAGAATTATTTCGGTCTTACTGCTTTTCTATATCTTACAGCGCCGCTAAGACTCAGACTTTACGCCCGTAGTTCAGCAGACCCGTCGCGCCCTTCGGCGGATGGGCCCGGATCCCCTCTTCGTTGGGTTCGGTGCCCCAGCCCGGCCGGTCAGGCATGACCAGGTGGCCGTCCACGAATTCGGGCACATGGGTGAAGAGTTCATGGTCCCACGGAAGGCGGTCGATATCGGTTTCCATGATGCGCAGGTTGGGTACCGCCGCGGAGAAA from the Betaproteobacteria bacterium genome contains:
- a CDS encoding xanthine dehydrogenase family protein molybdopterin-binding subunit, translating into MVGAPFWSEALAAHHEGVEVTHWIVIRPDDTITIRIARSELGQGSFTGLAMLVAEELQCDWNKVQPEYADVNEHVRRNRIWGNMSTGGSRAIRDSQEYLRKAGASAREMLVAAAAKELGVPASELSVANGVITHKASNRSTTFGKVAGAASKLEVPKEPKLKDPKDWTLLGTSPARFDIPEKTTGEQVFAADVRLSGMLHASIRQVPVFGGKLKSYDESKILGRRGVKKVVAADDWVAVVADNWWRANEALKALPIEWADGGNGNVSSESIMKFLRTGIDAPSAPVGRKDGDAAQALAGAAKTIEAEYYAPFLNHATMEPQTATALITTEGVEVWVGTQNGESTIAAASEAAGVPLENVMVHKMHAGGGFGRRVLFNEFTRQAVRIAQTMPGTPVRLQWSREEDMQQGRYRPVALVKLKAGLDKDNKWVAWQVRQSEQSVATVILPNLVKDGVDTIGTRVFSDNPYDVPNFLDEYAMRNTHVPVGPWRAVAHTMNPFFRECFIDEICAAIKADPYQFRRPLLSKKAKDLGVLDAVAKAAKWGEKMPSGVHRGIALSDAYGSYTASVVDLSVEDSQVHVKRVYVAIDCGYIVHRDAVIAQIESGVVWALSSAMLEETTIRNGRAEQSNFSDYPVLRLAHMPEVVPVIVPSGGFWGGVGEPPLAAVIPALGNAIFAATGKRFRSMPLKHHGLSYA
- a CDS encoding (2Fe-2S)-binding protein; amino-acid sequence: MAMTLKVNGKSHEVDVEPEMPLLWVLRDELGLTGTKYGCGISVCGACAVHVDGEITRSCVLPVSAVAGRNITTIEGLSKDGNHPVQKAWVKLQVPQCGYCQSGQIMAAAALIRANKKPSDDVIEATMTNICRCGTYARIREAIKLAAKGS